A single genomic interval of Corylus avellana chromosome ca10, CavTom2PMs-1.0 harbors:
- the LOC132163027 gene encoding dof zinc finger protein DOF3.6-like isoform X2, with protein MVFSSVPVYLDTHNWQQQPNHQQGSDDNQNPLLPPPHHAGGGGAGTIRPGSMADRARLAKIPQPETALKCPRCDSSNTKFCYFNNYSLTQPRHFCKTCRRYWTRGGALRNVPVGGGCRKNKKNKSNRNKSPATSTERQMGLNSSSAIPSASTLETNVGFLPQQPPQLPFMASLQNLSRYGVGNIGLNFSDIDVRNMPSSDVRNSRYDLFIKNGLVENHPDTQAQTDLVGYPIGSGSGGGAEQWRLQQFPFMGGFESSPALYSIQSEGVEVASPIVGDTELRTMTSNSRVSQLPPGMKMEERQGQNLSGLNWGGNAWTDLSGLHSSSSSHLL; from the exons ATGGTTTTCTCATCTGTTCCAGTCTATTTAGATACTCACAATTGGCAGCAG CAACCAAATCATCAACAAGGAAGTGATGACAATCAAAACCCACTCCTCCCACCACCCCACCATGCTGGCGGCGGTGGTGCCGGCACGATCAGGCCCGGTTCGATGGCTGATCGAGCCAGGTTAGCCAAGATACCCCAGCCGGAGACAGCTCTCAAGTGTCCCCGCTGTGATTCCTCCAATACCAAGTTTTGCTACTTCAATAATTATAGCCTAACTCAGCCCCGTCACTTCTGCAAGACATGTCGCCGTTACTGGACTAGAGGGGGTGCTCTTCGGAATGTTCCGGTGGGTGGGGGTTGCCgcaaaaacaagaagaacaaaagCAACCGGAATAAATCTCCGGCCACCTCGACTGAGAGACAAATGGGTCTCAACTCTAGCAGTGCAATTCCCTCTGCCTCTACCTTAGAGACAAATGTTGGTTTTTTGCCTCAGCAACCTCCTCAATTACCCTTCATGGCCTCTTTACAGAATCTTAGCAGGTATGGTGTGGGAAATATTGGCTTAAATTTCAGTGACATTGATGTCAGAAACATGCCGTCATCTGATGTCAGAAATTctagatatgacctttttattAAGAATGGTCTCGTTGAAAACCACCCTGACACCCAAGCGCAGACGGATCTGGTCGGGTATCCGATTGGAAGCGGTTCAGGCGGAGGAGCGGAGCAGTGGCGTTTGCAGCAATTCCCTTTCATGGGTGGCTTTGAGTCATCCCCAGCTTTATACTCAATTCAAAGTGAAGGAGTTGAAGTAGCTTCTCCTATAGTTGGAGATACTGAGCTTAGGACTATGACTTCAAATTCTAGGGTTTCTCAGCTGCCTCCAGGGatgaaaatggaagaaagacAAGGGCAAAATTTGTCAGGTCTCAACTGGGGAGGAAATGCATGGACAGATTTATCAGGTCTCCACTCTTCTTCATCCTCCCATCTGCTATAA
- the LOC132163027 gene encoding dof zinc finger protein DOF3.6-like isoform X3, whose amino-acid sequence MVFSSVPVYLDTHNWQQQPNHQQGSDDNQNPLLPPPHHAGGGGAGTIRPGSMADRARLAKIPQPETALKCPRCDSSNTKFCYFNNYSLTQPRHFCKTCRRYWTRGGALRNVPVGGGCRKNKKNKSNRNKSPATSTERQMGLNSSSAIPSASTLETNVGFLPQQPPQLPFMASLQNLSRYGVGNIGLNFSDIDVRNMPSSDVRNSRYDLFIKNGLVENHPDTQAQTDLVGYPIGSGSGGGAEQWRLQQFPFMGGFESSPALYSIQSEGVEVASPIVGDTELRTMTSNSRVSQLPPGMKMEERQGQNLSGLNWGGNAWTDLSGPKLPGENE is encoded by the exons ATGGTTTTCTCATCTGTTCCAGTCTATTTAGATACTCACAATTGGCAGCAG CAACCAAATCATCAACAAGGAAGTGATGACAATCAAAACCCACTCCTCCCACCACCCCACCATGCTGGCGGCGGTGGTGCCGGCACGATCAGGCCCGGTTCGATGGCTGATCGAGCCAGGTTAGCCAAGATACCCCAGCCGGAGACAGCTCTCAAGTGTCCCCGCTGTGATTCCTCCAATACCAAGTTTTGCTACTTCAATAATTATAGCCTAACTCAGCCCCGTCACTTCTGCAAGACATGTCGCCGTTACTGGACTAGAGGGGGTGCTCTTCGGAATGTTCCGGTGGGTGGGGGTTGCCgcaaaaacaagaagaacaaaagCAACCGGAATAAATCTCCGGCCACCTCGACTGAGAGACAAATGGGTCTCAACTCTAGCAGTGCAATTCCCTCTGCCTCTACCTTAGAGACAAATGTTGGTTTTTTGCCTCAGCAACCTCCTCAATTACCCTTCATGGCCTCTTTACAGAATCTTAGCAGGTATGGTGTGGGAAATATTGGCTTAAATTTCAGTGACATTGATGTCAGAAACATGCCGTCATCTGATGTCAGAAATTctagatatgacctttttattAAGAATGGTCTCGTTGAAAACCACCCTGACACCCAAGCGCAGACGGATCTGGTCGGGTATCCGATTGGAAGCGGTTCAGGCGGAGGAGCGGAGCAGTGGCGTTTGCAGCAATTCCCTTTCATGGGTGGCTTTGAGTCATCCCCAGCTTTATACTCAATTCAAAGTGAAGGAGTTGAAGTAGCTTCTCCTATAGTTGGAGATACTGAGCTTAGGACTATGACTTCAAATTCTAGGGTTTCTCAGCTGCCTCCAGGGatgaaaatggaagaaagacAAGGGCAAAATTTGTCAGGTCTCAACTGGGGAGGAAATGCATGGACAGATTTATCAG GACCAAAGCTGCCCGGGGAGAACGAATAA
- the LOC132164043 gene encoding uncharacterized protein LOC132164043 yields MGRKAGTLYINPKKFGALHKPCMKEMITFLNCLTQNQSSAEKCVRQKELLSACMDTQTSKKRRSMGSINYHLQRLNRGRK; encoded by the exons ATGGGCCGGAAAGCTGGTACACTTTATATTAACCCAAAGAAATTTGGCGCTCTTCACAAACCTTGCATGAAGGAAATGATTACATTTCTCAACTGCTTGACTCAGAACCAAAGCAGTGCCGAAAAGTGTGTTCGGCAGAAGGAACTTTTGAGTGCCTGTATGGATACTCAG ACAAGCAAGAAACGGAGGTCTATGGGAAGTATTAATTACCACCTGCAGAGGCTTAACAGAGGAAGGAAGTAG
- the LOC132163599 gene encoding uncharacterized protein LOC132163599 has protein sequence MASFSGLGIGLSLVFGCLLLALVAELYYLLWWRKRRIASAEIEDDYSKYAREFFQFICWKRPSSLQTNNTQESVRDPDSNCEEPDLELGSGKDFLLKAFGEEGVESELMRLHNLAGPPRFLFTIKEETKEDLESEDGKSRGDRSRKGSRTRSLSDLVAAVDSPFLAPLASPRLKTPPLNALDSYNHHGFNPLFESSAEAEMNRLRSSPPPSFKFLRDAEEKLYRRLREEAEKRALQNCGSVQYSGVKASPNSTVATEEEKDGPFLKFIAGKNEESELPHNLPQYPSSSSQVLPLASSPTTFRPLDKAPLVH, from the coding sequence ATGGCATCTTTCAGTGGGTTAGGAATTGGTTTGAGTCTGGTCTTTGGGTGCCTCCTGCTGGCTCTTGTTGCAGAGCTTTACTATTTGTTATGGTGGAGGAAGAGGAGAATCGCCAGCGCAGAGATTGAAGATGATTACAGCAAATATGCGAGGGAATTCTTTCAATTTATCTGCTGGAAGAGACCCTCTTCTTTGCAGACCAACAACACTCAAGAAAGTGTGAGAGACCCAGATTCCAATTGTGAAGAACCAGACCTAGAGCTGGGCTCTGGCAAGGATTTTCTGCTGAAGGCCTTTGGGGAAGAAGGTGTGGAATCAGAGCTCATGAGGCTGCACAATCTTGCAGGCCCACCAAGATTTCTCTTCACAATCAAAGAGGAAACCAAGGAGGATTTGGAGTCTGAAGATGGGAAATCTAGAGGTGATAGAAGCAGAAAAGGGTCAAGAACGAGGAGCTTGAGTGATCTTGTTGCGGCTGTTGACAGCCCATTCCTTGCCCCTTTGGCTTCCCCACGACTAAAGACTCCTCCTTTGAACGCTTTGGATTCTTACAACCACCACGGATTCAACCCTCTCTTTGAATCTTCAGCGGAGGCAGAAATGAACAGGCTGAGATCTTCACCCCCTCCAAGCTTCAAGTTCTTGAGGGATGCAGAGGAGAAACTGTATAGAAGATTGAGGGAAGAAGCGGAGAAAAGGGCACTGCAGAATTGTGGGTCTGTTCAATATTCTGGGGTTAAAGCCTCTCCCAATTCGACAGTGGccacagaagaagaaaaagatgggCCTTTCCTCAAATTCATTGCTGGAAAAAACGAAGAGAGTGAGCTTCCTCACAACCTACCTCAATATCCTTCAAGCTCCTCACAGGTACTGCCACTGGCTTCTTCCCCTACAACATTCAGGCCGCTTGACAAAGCACCCCTGGTGCATTAG
- the LOC132163027 gene encoding dof zinc finger protein DOF3.6-like isoform X1, which translates to MVFSSVPVYLDTHNWQQQPNHQQGSDDNQNPLLPPPHHAGGGGAGTIRPGSMADRARLAKIPQPETALKCPRCDSSNTKFCYFNNYSLTQPRHFCKTCRRYWTRGGALRNVPVGGGCRKNKKNKSNRNKSPATSTERQMGLNSSSAIPSASTLETNVGFLPQQPPQLPFMASLQNLSRYGVGNIGLNFSDIDVRNMPSSDVRNSRYDLFIKNGLVENHPDTQAQTDLVGYPIGSGSGGGAEQWRLQQFPFMGGFESSPALYSIQSEGVEVASPIVGDTELRTMTSNSRVSQLPPGMKMEERQGQNLSGLNWGGNAWTDLSGCRLDKARVPWPVVVHSTERAGDTKAQKMG; encoded by the exons ATGGTTTTCTCATCTGTTCCAGTCTATTTAGATACTCACAATTGGCAGCAG CAACCAAATCATCAACAAGGAAGTGATGACAATCAAAACCCACTCCTCCCACCACCCCACCATGCTGGCGGCGGTGGTGCCGGCACGATCAGGCCCGGTTCGATGGCTGATCGAGCCAGGTTAGCCAAGATACCCCAGCCGGAGACAGCTCTCAAGTGTCCCCGCTGTGATTCCTCCAATACCAAGTTTTGCTACTTCAATAATTATAGCCTAACTCAGCCCCGTCACTTCTGCAAGACATGTCGCCGTTACTGGACTAGAGGGGGTGCTCTTCGGAATGTTCCGGTGGGTGGGGGTTGCCgcaaaaacaagaagaacaaaagCAACCGGAATAAATCTCCGGCCACCTCGACTGAGAGACAAATGGGTCTCAACTCTAGCAGTGCAATTCCCTCTGCCTCTACCTTAGAGACAAATGTTGGTTTTTTGCCTCAGCAACCTCCTCAATTACCCTTCATGGCCTCTTTACAGAATCTTAGCAGGTATGGTGTGGGAAATATTGGCTTAAATTTCAGTGACATTGATGTCAGAAACATGCCGTCATCTGATGTCAGAAATTctagatatgacctttttattAAGAATGGTCTCGTTGAAAACCACCCTGACACCCAAGCGCAGACGGATCTGGTCGGGTATCCGATTGGAAGCGGTTCAGGCGGAGGAGCGGAGCAGTGGCGTTTGCAGCAATTCCCTTTCATGGGTGGCTTTGAGTCATCCCCAGCTTTATACTCAATTCAAAGTGAAGGAGTTGAAGTAGCTTCTCCTATAGTTGGAGATACTGAGCTTAGGACTATGACTTCAAATTCTAGGGTTTCTCAGCTGCCTCCAGGGatgaaaatggaagaaagacAAGGGCAAAATTTGTCAGGTCTCAACTGGGGAGGAAATGCATGGACAGATTTATCAG GGTGCAGGTTGGATAAAGCAAGGGTGCCGTGGCCCGTGGTGGTCCACTCTACTGAAAGAGCAGGTGACACAAAGGCCCAGAAGATGGGGTGA